The genomic segment TATTCCTCTTTCTCCAATTACCGATCTAGTTCTGTCCCTTTCTAGTGTTCTACGTCTGGCATTGTCCTTGGAAAAATTTCACCGCACTCTGCTATgcattttgtcgaatttttcttCTTGGTAGGGTGCCTACCACGATTTTACCGACCACCCTTATCAAGAACAGCGACGGTACGCGACTGTCTAACCGATTGACGTCGTTCGATGGTTTGCCATCACGATGCAACGTGTCGCTAGCTGTGCATTCCTCTCGTATTTacagtttttcttttttcaacggAAATAGATGAAATTTCTTTTTGATACGGTTCCTCGTATTCCCTTAATGAAACGCAACGAGACTAGCATGCCCGATTCTACGTTATACTACGCGTACAATTTCGATATTTCATTGAAAAGCTCAACTTCTAAAACGATTCGTTAATATCGAAACGTTGAAATACTTATTTCGAGTAAGTCGTTgggatttattttttaatcttacATTAGTATTTGATAGATTTTTACTTTTCGAGCTTTTCGATAACAAAATTATCCtttcgttatacgtatatacggaCGAGATGCACTCTCTCTCTCCGTCCGCACATACGTCAATACGTAATAAGCGAAAGGAATGTTCCATCGGCATACGATATTAAGCGACATCCGTCGTTCGTTTTCTCAACCATCGTGTTCCTCTCAGGAAGATAATCTCTTTAGAAACTTCACACCGATAAGGTTAAAATGGCAAAATGGATATACCATGCTTCTAAAGCAATTACAAACTGTATAAAAAGTGTCAGCGTTGCGAGAGATGgtaatttacataaaatatttctcaCATATCGCTTTTCTATAAAACTTGATTTATAATTGCTGTTTGTTTTTGCTTATATAACCTAAAACGTGTCATCAAACTGTATCCtatataattttcttaattCTTTAACTTTGAATTGACAACACAGTTTCATCTACAGATTATTTTCAGCTACCACCGTTGGTTTATTGACACCGCAGGTTTTATTACTGCAACATACGAGGAATACTAACTTTTATATGAGAAGTAAGTAAGTTTCGTCGACACGCTTTGAGAAACATTTTTCGGCAAACATTTCTGCTCGAGCGTTGATAATCTGGAAATATTACCTGTGCTTAGGACCAGCTGCGCAATTATGGAAATCTGTTACGAGCGTTAGCAATGCTGgtaaaagaagaggaagagcgAGAGGTGTGGCAAAGCCCAGAGATTTAAATCGCGGTCAAAAATTGGGTTATGGAAAAATACCAATCATGTTTCCTGGACTGAATAGCCCTATCCTGCGCGGAGAATTTGCGATGCAACAAAGGCGTCTTACGGAGGAAGAACAAGAAAATTTTACCACCTCGAAAGTTGTTACTATAGTCAAACCAAGACGATTAAAAGTTCACCCTTTAAACCGAGGTTGGACCGGAGGTCTGCCAGGTGGGAGGAAAATTGGACCACCCGATCCTGTTGATGACGGTTTGTGATATAATTGTTcgatacatatatacgtatatacctgtatatacacatataaattGTAAGTGAAATTTTTACCAATTCAGATGTCTTCCATGGATTCGAATCTTGGATATTATTTGCCAAAAGTTCAAGTATCATGTCGAGTACTATGGGCAGAGTGAAACGTTGTTGGGGTATGGTTATTACTGGAAATGGAAAAGGCTTGGCTGGATTTTCACAGGTAATAGGACGTGATTTTAAACCAACCATAAATGCAGCTAAAAACAAGGCAGGACATAGATTGATATACATCGAAAGACATAACGAACATACTGGTAAACGATCTTCTTGTGTCTTTTGTTGTCTATTATTAGCTCCATAACTATGTAAAATTATAATACCTTTGGTTCTAGTACTCCATGACTTTTATGCGCAATTTGGaaaaacgaaaatattcgtacaaCAAAAACAGAAGGGTTATGGACTGAAATGTCATCGTGTTATTAAAACATGTTGCGAAGCAATTGGTATCAAAGATTTGTACGCTAAAGTCGAAGGATCTACAAACGTCGCCTACATCGTAAAAGCTTTCTTCATTGGCTTACTGCAACAGGTACATCGATCGAAACTATATTAACAAGTAGCAAAGAAGAACGGTACTTTTCACATTATATGAAACTTTGCAGAGTATattgataataatattattaacgaTATTTTTAGAAAACATACCAAGAAATGGCAAATGAGAAAAAATTGCATGTGGTCGAAATGaggaaagaaaataattattatcctACTGTACTTGCTTCGCCATCGGTAGTTCGAACCTCTGAAGAAATTCCACAAGACgaaattttagattttaaacaGTACGTAATGAATGGAAGAATTCCTTTGCAGAAAAAAAAGGCTGAACCATTTTTCACGAAATTGCCTTCGTGGTTATTTCATTTACGTAAACAAGAACGTCGCAGGGATCAGGATCAGGTTATAATCAGGTTAAGAGCTCAATATAACGACGTGTGTAGTTTTCTCGCTGAAAAATATCCGGAAGCAAGAGCTCCTAGATGGAGAAAACATGACAAAAAGGAGGAGCAGGGGGAGGAGGAAAGAGCAGTTGAAGCGtgatatttctatattaaatATGAATAGTTCGTTAGAAATGTAATTGAATATTAAACGTGTATTCGGTAATAACCAGTAATAACAAAACTATGTGTAATcgagattttttctttttttctccgtATCTCGATATATTTACTTACAGtggttataaaatatttgaaggaATAACGTTGAACTTAATTACGAGCAACAAATGTAAATATGGATTCCGGTCATTTAAAAAGATAAGAAGATTAAGAACACgttaaattgtattatttaaataatgatTATTACTAGAAGTCTGTATTATCCGCAGAAGGTATATGCATAATTACCTTCTGTTCGAAACATAAAGTGTTAAATATGGCGTGCAGGCGAATGTGCCGGAAATCTTGTACGGCTTCGTTTTAACATAAAAATGAACGTATTCTTATTGATTCCTCGAAAAGATTTTTTGAAAAGGTGTCTTTCGGGTAACCGTAAATCGTTCCATCCATATTTCATACATTTAATACATAGATCAAGTTGCGAAATAACTGATGTCTTATCgaacatttaattatttcttatcgtgtgtatatacatatatgtatatttagttGATGCAGAAGAAAGAAATCAATATCAAATAAATCATGGCTGATCCAACGATACAAACATTCTGTTGTCATCATTCTAACAGTACAGATATGGCAATTGTAATAATGCAAGAATTCAATACAGATTTGTACAACACTGTTTGTATGCTCTCTTCTTCTATAGGTATCCTAGGTGCCATGTATCAGGTAAGGGAAATTTTTAGTAAAATCTTACAAATCACTGATGAAATTGTTTTGTAGATACTTCCAAGAGAAGCGTCTAGTCATTCTCACAGGTGGCAAAGCTTATCTGTATCTAGAGGAAGAGAGATCATCGTATGGCTTGCAATTGCAGACCTATTAGCCTCGTTAGGTAATTACATTTGTTTTCTAGTACTGAAAAAATACGAGACagataaaaaacaaacaaagtCACTTTTCTCCTCtcaatttgaattttttactAGGTGTATTTATTAGATCGGCGATATGGATGAATTTTAAATCCATAATGCCAATGCAAGATGATACATCAAGTGTTGTCTTTTGTGCACTTTTGTCGgtaaaataattgtattaaAAAATTCACCGCATTAGTAATCTGTATTTGTTTCGATCTATTGtcctattaatataaaaaaaaaaaaattaccagGCTTGgatacaatatttttatatggCAACATGGATCTGGACTCTTTGTTACGCCATAGACATGAAACTGTTACTAGGAGACAGATCTGGGTATTCTACTTGTTACCATGCCTTTGCATGGATATGTCCAGCAATTTTGACTACATTTGGCTTAACAATTTTATATATGCCAGATGCAAAGTTAGTTTTTGTTTCAATTTAATGGCATGCCACAATGTTACCCATTGTTATTTCCATAAAGTATCATGACGCTTTTCTTTTCCCAGTTGTCATAATTTAACATCATTATCCACTGCTACATTACGTATTCTGCCAAACTATTGTGCCACTTATGTGCTATTAGCAGTGGTCATGATAGTCAATCCTGTGTTATATTTCGCGTCGACGCGAGATCTTCAAACTGTTGTCACTTGTAGTTTGGCACAAATAACAAGTAGAGAAAGGAAATTGGTGCAAGCGATAAAGCTCAAATTTGCATTGACTAATTTTGTTTACTATGTATGCTGGTTACCAAATTTAATTAATGGGATTTTATTATGGACTTTATGGTTCCAACTACCGGTCAAAATTATCATTGCACTTTGGTACATAATggtatgtatattttttaagatcAATATTGACAAGTTCAATTCATGAGAATATTTTATCGATAGGCTGTAACAAATCCCCTTCAAGCTTTCTTCAATGCTCTTGTTTACAAAAGATGGAGTAAGAGAGAAAAGTTTCGATTGGAATGCTGTCAGAAGTTAGGAAAAGGAGACAAAAATATGCGATTATCAGAATCATCGCCCTTACTGGATCCCAAATTTGGCTGTCCCCCACATACGAGTATTAACGGATCTTCTTCGTTCTGAGAACTGTGATAccgaaaattaatttttcattcgtAATAATACGAACAATCCACTGCCTTATATGCTTCAAAGAaagctatatttttaatatttatatgtttttCAAGCTTTAAGGAGATAATGTGCTCAATAGCCCATTTTACGATGAAAATTGCTTAAGGGAAAAATATAACTGAAAAATCACTGTTTGTATGGAAATATTGTATACATAAAAGAATTCTTTCTTTATATATAAACTTACGTTTAGAATAAGATTTTCATTAGAGATTAGAGATTATAGATATTTCCTTATAGCGATAAAGAGCTTTATGGAAAATTGATTCTTCGTACTAATTTggtaaatacatttgttaattgttataaatgttaaaagattttattttttacatatataagAAGAACCCATATAGATGGGTATTACTGTTATGTTATGGGTATTACTCCCAATAGAGTATTACTGTTTAATGGGTGTAGCCTTTCTTCATACATCCAATATTTTCATGTTGCAGTTCAGTCCGAATAAATTACAAACTGTTAAGCATCACTGAACGTTGCACGAGTACATCATATGTTAATATAACTAAtattttgatttaaaaaaacaTGATAATTTGTCGATCGTCGTTTTTATTACTGTTAATAAAGAGCACCCTTAAAGAATACATATCTACAAAAAATAATACACGTAGAATTTTCAAAAGAGATGTCTTGAATTTTTTTgattaacaaattttattcctgCAACAACCCTTCtccttttaataaaaaaattcttaTGTACATCTCGCTATTAACAAATGATCGAATACTCCTTTTTCTAGagatttacatatatattttataaagagTACCAAGACTATGTTTTTTTAGCAACGAATTGTATTTACGTGTAGCACCAAAATTTCTGTGTGAATACAACGAATATAATAACTAATACAAAATTTGTTCGTTCATACTAACGCACAAAGCTTGAATGCTTGCTGTATATAGAAACGAAATCTTCTATAgccttaaaaatataaatcattGTAAGAGTATAAACTGCCAAAATACTGTAAGATTTATATGCAAGAttgattaatatatttttaaaataattatcctTTTATCTTTAAAGGAAGAGGAACTAACGTGCGTCGTTCAATTTAATATCCACTAACATTTTAAGAACATTAGTCTTGGATTTCATATGTTCATCACATTATCAAACTCATCTTCTTAGTATATTATGTATagcaattttcattttctttatactttcttctaaaaatatattcgattttaataaaataagttttatataatgctatatattACCGACTAATCCTAGCTATACACAATAAGACTGATCGTATATAAAAGTTTTTCGACTCTACGAGTAACGAACTGAATGCTTTGTATAAATCACTTAAAAATTCTATAATAAATACTGCCAAGTATAgaaatttaaaatgtaaaagcGCCTCAAAGAAtctgtaataattattatatatatctgTAGTAAACTTGCGAAGGTTTGtgcgaaataaatgaaattattatttgaaacTCGACTGCTAAAAATCTACAATTTCGTCAAACGGCCACTCACTTTCTAATATCTACACTGCATTTCATTCGTTGATTTTTCGCATTCCAATCACACTCCTTTACGATATGTCATAAATTGTTTACCTATCGTGTATAAAATACTATTTTCGTCTTTTACATTTTTGCAAACAAGATACATTTACGTTCACAGAAGATATAAGAAATGTACTGAATTACAGAGATACTTGGCAGTTGAATAATTTaagtaatacgctatatcgaaCGCGAAACAATACATATGCTCTGTACAtccttatataatatatataagtcGTCTAATATAGTCGCCTcaaaattacaattatattttaGAATAGAAACGAATACTTTTATAATCTCATAAACATTAGAAAGAGTATGAAGATTAAAGCACTTGAAAATTATTGTTTTCGTTTGTACGGTTTACTATTATGCCTTAAATAAGCGAGagctttgtattttatttatttatttacagtgATATTATTATCTGTTTTTTTCAAgtgcaataatttttttaattatttttatgaaaccTGAAATTATTAAGCTTATCACGAACGTGTGAATAAAGTGAAATAATATCGcaataaaaaattactttttgAAAAGAATTCTTATAAACGTAGAAAATATACATGTGTTTGTCTCTTATagacaattttataataaatttggtACTATACACGTGTGTTCTAAACGTGTTGCGAAaagcaaataaatatattaaaacttaTGGATACGAACTCACTCCTTTTTCAGTTGCTAtatttaatagtaaaataattaGGTTTATCATTACGCAATTTGGCACTTGGAATACACGATGtcgttttataaaaaattaagaaaacatACACAATGTTAAACAGAATATTTACCTTAAAACACTTAAAGCGCAAAGTATATTACGTGAAAAAGAAGTGACTTGATGTCGAACTTAGCGTCTGTCATCAAGATGAAAAATTCGAAGCTCCTCGAGTCAAAGAGGTGATCTCACGAACGATCATCTCAGCAATCTTCCATGCTAACTCCTCTTTGGCCTAATTATATCGATTTTAATTTAGATTCACACACACAAAAAAATTAGAAGTCATGCGTTAAATGTCACATAAACATTACTGATAAGCGTGAAATTTACCTTATCCTGCTCCATATTTACAAGCCTTTTTACAGCACGTGTTAATCGAGATtctaaaattattttgaaacGATTATATCAATTCACGTTGTACATTCAAGGTAACTGATCGAAATAGCTCACCGTATTTTCTTTGAGGATCGGGATCTATCTCAGTAACGAATCTGCCTAACGAATCGATATAACCGACGCTCaaactataaaataaacaaGATATATCTTGAAATACTTATATTGCACAGCATTTTTGTCTTATAATTACCTATATTTGTTACGTTTCCATAAGGAATCTGGATCATAAAGTTGTCTGGTATCAATGTTCATACCACcagtaatttttttattattgttcaatttatttCCTTCATTCCCTGCCTGCAGGGTATTCTGCATATTGATACTAACAGAACTGACCTCACTGCTACAATCAGAACCTAcggatatttaaaaattttgttgAAATCATTTTATTTCTATCTCACTATCGATTACATAGAGTATGATAGATGTAAACCAACACAAACCTGCTCTTTTTAGCCTAGGATGTAAATTCGAACATGGACTGCTTTGTATAGTACTGATTAATTCTGATAAGTATTTGTAATATAACTGAGATGATAAGAAGGTAGGTAGATAATACTGGAAAAGAATTTTCTGTTATCTAAAGTTGAAGCCACTGAATCTTATTGATAGCAATGATTCTGAAGGAGTAGTAGCATTTTTTGTTACGTTAACACAGTATCTTTACCTTATTCAGAAAATTATATACAATTCTACAAGGTTTATCAAAACAATCGGGTTGTGGCCCTTCTCCGTCTTCGCGACAAATGTTCTGTTCGACTTGGAAACGAATTTTATCGCTAAAACCAAGGGGCATCGTTGCTTGTAAGCTAAAATACCTGTAATGATTTGTACAATGATAATATCAATGATCTCGTTATTGATCTATTTAGAAAATCATAAAAGAAGGAAACTGTTAGGTAAATCAGTACTTGTCATAAATAATTAGAGCATCAGTTTGTGCTTCCTCGGGATCTGCAGCATCCtttttttctaataaattttgtttatagCTCATGACTGACATCCAAAAGTCTAATAATTCACGTTTATTCTCAAGTTCCATAAActccataaaataaaagaatgctGTTTCATTGTACAATATATCCGCTAACTGTACATTGCCACTTGTAAGAACATCAATCTGATGTTTGCAGTGAAATTCACTTCGTAAAAAGTCATTAATGTGCCTAGAAAGAATTGCATTTAAATtccaaaatataaataatataagcaTTTCACAGTTCTTATACTCACTCATTTTCTAATATTTGATATACAATCTTTTGAACAGCCGATAGGCACTGCAACATAGGCTCAATGTTTTCACAGGTAAGAACTTTCTCCATTTTTATTTTCAGGTCTTCGGGGATTTGATTCGTACCTAAAGTATCCTTAGTAATATACCTTTTATGAATTCTTAACACATCCTGCCTAATGGTAGTCATATTTCTTTTTCTGCAGTTGTGATTTGATTGTCGCATTTTGCTTATGGTTTGACTAGTCTTTGGCATGTCGTTGCAATTTGATTTTGCATCATTACTATTTACATATTCATCGAATAGTAGTTTCTTACTTTCATGACTATTTATATTATTCTGTGCCACATCACATTGGAAATTTTCATTGTTGTCTATCGAATTAGAAATACTATTTGTATTCTTTACACAATTTAAACATTCGATATTCTCCGTTGTATTTTCTAATACATTATACGAACTGCACAGGCATTCCACTTCCAGCCAAAACTTAATAAGCGCTATACAATTCTGTGTTTCCATAAACTGAATGAAATAGCCTAGAGCACCTTTGTCCGCAAGTATCTGTGGAAGTGTCTTAGAAAGCTGAGAGTTGAAGGAACATATTTCTTCTGTTTCGCCATTCAGAATTTcatcctcctcttcctcctcaaGGCTGCACAATGCATCTGTCGATGTTTGAATCGAAGAGCCACTATTGAATACATCCCCGAATGATTTCCCAGAGCTTGTTGATTTTGTGGGAGAAGTTTGGAAAGATCTGGGTCTGTCTTTTTGTCCTGCAATTACAATCCCGGCAAATGTTATTAATAAGTAcacgtttgaaaaatattttgattttcGATGATTACGCGAAACAAGCGGAGGAAAGCAGAGTTTAAAGATTGGAACGACGAAGACATAAATATTTTGCGTTTAGGTTAACTACGATGCAATTATCGAGCAACCCTTTCATCAgtgaaatatcaaaaaatatttACCAGGTTTTTTAAAAAACTGGAACATTGTTTACGTCACAACGAAACATGATAAACGACGCGATATAATATTCAGAGGAGTAGATAATAATATTTCGATGCTTGACGCAAAACTTTTTTTTGTAATGGGCGAAAATTATGCGTGGGTTCCTTTCGAACACGATACCAAGCACTTAAGCACTGAATTAGGAAAACGACACGGTGAACTTTCTCGGTTGTGCGTATAAAACAGCACATGACATTTCAACCAGTCTTCGTTAGTGTCATCGTGGTTCCATTCAGGATCTCTATATCGATACCAATCGAAGCATATCCGCGGCATTTGTTGATTCGACGTCGCGCATTAAAAAACGATCGTGAATCAAAACATCGAAAGACACATCGATGACACCGAACTTGCGTAATCGACCGTTTTTATTTCTAGTATCATCCTAACGCCTCTTTGCTGCCATGTTGCTCATTCGTAGAAAGTTTATATTCATCGGGTCACGATTATTTCCTACGGTTTCACAATAATGGATAAAGTCACAATCAAAAATATCTGCGTAGCGCATCCTAACGCGCTTTACTATCGTTACGACTTTAGGACCTGTGTGTATAACTACCgtaataaatttgtaatttaccATAACAAATTTCTAACTATGTCGCAGTAATTTTCATTTACAGTATACACCGTTCATCTTATATATACCGTGTTATTCGCGTATCGTAAATTAAGGAACATTGACATCTTTGCAATATTTTCCCGTGTAACATAAAAATGACTATGTTTATgtttattttgaatattctaCAATGATAATCAACGACAATAATTAATCATTACGAACCAATCTTTTATTTACTTATGTATATCTGTAGTATTGGGGAAAAATCCTGGGGAAAGTTCCGATGAAGTACAGGTGAAAAGCAATGGAAAAAAGGGAAATTCCGATGGACCATATACTTGTAGCCCTTTATGACGTTGGGTAATTGAAAAAAGTGTATTTGTCCACGAGAATAATCCAAATCTGTGGAACAAAACCGTGGAATAAAAGAATATAGTCGTTAGTCAGTTGCGAGTAAAGTTTGAGAGTTGCAGTAGCGAGGGAGTTACGAGTGAGTAGCAAGTGACTAGCGAAATAGTTGCGAGTGAATTGCGAGGGAGTTACGACCTACAGAGATCATTAATCAGTGATTTCTACATATCTAGTATTAGTAATATTGCAATATACTATATTACAAAATACAGTTTGCAATGTTAAACACTATAATGTTAACTACTATATGTTAAATACTTCTTTCAGAGCTATACTTTCTTTGCTCATTTCCTTTTCGATGTATTATCTTCGCTGTACcttgaaatatttttgcaaGGAGTATACGATTTGATACCTGCCGATAGTATTCCGTTTTATCAATGTTTCCCCTAATTTACGATATATTCGTCTCGTTCCCCTGGTTGCGTTAACTTTGGACAAGGACTAGGTTACGCGACCGATATAAAAGGAATCCCACCATCCGCTGTAGGAAGATCTTTATTTGTCTTCTCTATACGCGTATACCGTTCCCGCGAGGCTTGTGGGAGACGTTTAGAGTAgcgttttaatatttaaatcggAATCGCTTTGCATTCTCGTGTGTGCACGCTTTCCTGGTATATCGGTACACGATGAGGCCAATGTCCGGCCACTGTGCTCGAGGCTCTCATGACCGTTCGGCGACAAAGAATACCGGTTTCTCGGTGTACTGACCACTATATCAAGGTAGAGCATCGGTATAACGCCGTCTTTTAACCGGACCCCGGTCAGTCTCAATCCCGTCGACGATCCTCGTGCATTTTTCCATTGCTTCGTGGCCCATCGAAGCAAAACGGTCCTCTTCATCATGTATCCGCGTTACGGCCTCCTCCTCGTGTTCGCTTATCACGTTGTGACTGGTCTGTCCTTACCGACGACGACCTATGATCAACGACAAACCGGTGATCTAAACGTGCAAGTCCACCTGAAGGATGTGCAAGTGGTGGCGTTGTTGGACCCGGAGATGCTTGACGATTACACGGTAAAACGATGACTATCGGTCGCGATGTTCCCGCTGGGATGTTAACGTAGTTCGATAAGCGGTACGGTCGGATGACGCGATAACAAGAACTATTATTATCGTTGATTTTTATCTTTACCGACGGCATGATAAATATGTTGCATCTAGACTTAAGAGATTTACGGTAGTACGTGGTAACATTGATTTAAAGTAAAGGTTGGACGAGTAAAGGATAAGGGAGTGGTAAAGaatatttaagtaaattttCGCGTTTTTAGGACACGAAGAAAGTAGTGTTAAGCAAATTAACACGATCTTGAATTACAGGAATACGATTATTTCTACGATTACGCCGACTTTACGTTGAAACCGATCGTCAAGCCCACCACCAGTACTACAACTACCACCGAAACAGTTCCATCGGAACAAATCAATGTCTCTGAAACACCCGATTCTTCCTCTCAAAATTCGACATTTCCTTCGATCAGCGAGACAAATACAAATTCTACCGCGGAAAACGCGGAAATTCTTCTACCAGTGGACGCTGAAAAAACAAACGAAACCTTAGCTAGTTCATCGACTGGAAGTTTAGAAAATTCAACCAGTGACGGCGATATACTAAGGATGATGTTAAGTGACAAAATTAAGAACCTGTTTGAGGATAAGAAGGAAGATCCAACGAGGCATGATAACTGGGGATCATCCACGGAGAATCCGTCCAAAAGACTGTCTAGAAAACGGTGCAAATTAGGATATTCGCCGGATGGCAGGGGTCGTTGTCGTCGTTTGAGTCAACGAAAATTATCGTTAATTCCGTGAGTACTACGAAAGCAGGAAAcattaaaatgtatatttcaTCCAATAGAAAATTGGCGAATTTAATTAGCCAAACTAATTAACGAGGTTACAAACTGtgaaattaaaattgtatataaagttgcAATAAGACTTTGAAGATATAAAcatgagatatatatataaaaaaaaaaaaaaaaaaacatttcaaACGAACAGTAGATTTGAATCctctttgttttcttttcttattctttTCTTCTTGTAGATTGACGATGAGATTACCATCGAAACTTTTTGACGATCTAAGGCGCAACACAAGGAATTTGGCGCAGGAGGAAGACGATCGAATGCGTTTAAACTGAGCCGTGCCATGAATATTCGATGAATCCTGTGCGATCGTGCGAAGTTGCCTCATGTTCCTCATGTGACTTAAGTCGAATTTATATTGTTTCATATTGGAAGAACACGGTAGATGAACGCTTGCTTTCATCCGCGGATGAAACGAGGACGAAAGCAGCGTTGCAACAAGTGTAAAATGAAACACACAAAGTGAAAGAGCGTAAATTCGGCTTTACGTTAAGTTACGTATGCCCCATCTTACATTTCTATTCGGCCATAATTCCCCAAGTCgctgtatataataatatatataagaaaCGATTATACTTGACAGGGTTATAAAATTGTTGTAATAAATTTATGTATCCATATTGAAtgattaatttcatttaaatgtCGAATAAAACATCCTGTAGAATAATTTCTCAAATTATATGAtattcctaaaaaaaaaaaaaaaaaaaaagatactttTCCAGCGATCGAGTCTGTAGAACATAAAGAGATTCCTAACAAAAGAATCTTTAAAAAACGACGAAACCTCGTTCGAAGTTTTACAGATCAAGATAAGTAAATAGATACGAACAGCATGCGATCCTGAGCTTTGTACGCCTGCCCTCTCCGGTGTTCTCTGATCAAGGGAATAAAAATATCGTAGAATTACGTAACACGTTGTCATTCTCGAATGTCGTCTATCGTCATT from the Bombus affinis isolate iyBomAffi1 chromosome 11, iyBomAffi1.2, whole genome shotgun sequence genome contains:
- the LOC126922280 gene encoding uncharacterized protein LOC126922280 isoform X2, whose translation is MDKVTIKNICVAHPNALYYRYDFRTCVYNYRNKFEYDYFYDYADFTLKPIVKPTTSTTTTTETVPSEQINVSETPDSSSQNSTFPSISETNTNSTAENAEILLPVDAEKTNETLASSSTGSLENSTSDGDILRMMLSDKIKNLFEDKKEDPTRHDNWGSSTENPSKRLSRKRCKLGYSPDGRGRCRRLSQRKLSLIPLTMRLPSKLFDDLRRNTRNLAQEEDDRMRLN
- the LOC126922280 gene encoding uncharacterized protein LOC126922280 isoform X1, with translation MYPRYGLLLVFAYHVVTGLSLPTTTYDQRQTGDLNVQVHLKDVQVVALLDPEMLDDYTEYDYFYDYADFTLKPIVKPTTSTTTTTETVPSEQINVSETPDSSSQNSTFPSISETNTNSTAENAEILLPVDAEKTNETLASSSTGSLENSTSDGDILRMMLSDKIKNLFEDKKEDPTRHDNWGSSTENPSKRLSRKRCKLGYSPDGRGRCRRLSQRKLSLIPLTMRLPSKLFDDLRRNTRNLAQEEDDRMRLN
- the LOC126922280 gene encoding uncharacterized protein LOC126922280 isoform X3; amino-acid sequence: MTVRRQRIPVSRCTDHYIKEYDYFYDYADFTLKPIVKPTTSTTTTTETVPSEQINVSETPDSSSQNSTFPSISETNTNSTAENAEILLPVDAEKTNETLASSSTGSLENSTSDGDILRMMLSDKIKNLFEDKKEDPTRHDNWGSSTENPSKRLSRKRCKLGYSPDGRGRCRRLSQRKLSLIPLTMRLPSKLFDDLRRNTRNLAQEEDDRMRLN